One region of Bombus affinis isolate iyBomAffi1 chromosome 3, iyBomAffi1.2, whole genome shotgun sequence genomic DNA includes:
- the LOC126914450 gene encoding tyrosine-protein kinase Fer isoform X6, with product MIIPSTTFIVPQILKPCFLHDRKTILQDIVKYSDFTTDKFQEIHRRMQKAVDSVKPVEEYRDFIGKHRTRPASPIRFIFDENLVDDTSGKLLPNKLTVDNLTIDWLRNRLTELETSLKATQQSRQNPPYPSENNSDSKISILDYSREREELRLRCQEKRLQRQVDVIRAALNELGCEELPLGYDLSMESSFADSPSISKKNTVADIGLFTLRRNQRFMTIFRSPFKSLPIINDTKDGTIRSSSEGPTSKADNTLPVTFRGISHLTSQKGNGSGDLMEEEWFHGVLPREEVVRLLVTEGDFLVRETTRNDECQIVLSVCWDGHKHFIVQTTPEGHYRFEGPTFPSIQELIRHQWLSGLPVTSRSGAILKTPILRERWELNNDDVILLEKIGRGNFGDVYKAQLKTCKTEVAVKTCKVTLPDEQKRKFLQEGRILKQYDHPNIVKLIGICVQKQPIMIVMELVPGGSLLTYLRKNANTITQQEQLRMCKDAAAGMRYLESKYCIHRDLAARNCLVGYESIVKISDFGMSREEEEYIVSDGMKQIPIKWTAPEALNFGKYTSLCDVWSYGILMWEIFSKGGNPYSGMSNSQAREKIDAGYRMPAPENTPDEIYRLMLRCWEYEPEKRPHFDQIYTVVETLSQAYL from the exons atgattATTCCATCAACGACATTCATTGTACCGCAAATATTAAAACCTTGTTTTTTGCATGATAGGAAAACGATACTTCAGGACATAGTGAAATATTCTGATTTTACGACAGATAAATTTCAAGAGATACATCGGCGAATGCAAAAAGCTGTTGATTCTGTAAAGCCTGTAGAAGAGTACAGGGATTTTATAGGAAAGCACAG AACGCGACCAGCGTCACCGATAAGATTTATTTTCGATGAGAACCTTGTAGATGATACATCAggaaaattgttgccaaataaaTTAACAGTAGATAATTTGACTATAGATTGGTTAAGAAATAGGCTAACAGAATTGGAAACTTCTTTGAAAGCAACTCAACAGAGTCGACAAAACCCACCATATCCATCAGAGAACAATAGCGATTCTAA AATATCAATTTTGGATTACTCCCGTGAAAGAGAAGAATTGCGATTACGCTGTCAAGAAAAGAGACTTCAACGGCAAGTGGATGTTATTAGAGCTGCCTTAAATGAATTAGGTTGCGAAGAATTACCACTTGGATATGATCTTTCAATGGAAAGCTCTTTCGCCGATTCGCCTTCTATTAGTAAG AAAAATACAGTTGCAGATATTGGTCTGTTTACATTACGAAGAAATCAACGGTTCATGACAATATTTAGATCTCCCTTCAAATCATTACCGATAATAAACGACACAAAAGATGGAACGATTAGATCGAGTAGCGAAGGTCCTACCTCAAAAGCAGATAATACTCTACCAGTT ACATTCCGTGGAATATCGCATTTAACAAGTCAAAAGGGAAATGGAAGTGGTGATCTTATGGAGGAAGAGTGGTTTCATGGTGTGTTACCAAGAGAAGAAGTTGTGAGATTACTCGTAACTGAAGGAGATTTCTTAGTACGCGAAACAACACGAAATGACGAATGCCAAATAGTTTTATCTGTTTGCTGGGATGGACATAAGCATTTCATTGTACAAACTACTCCTGAA gGGCATTACAGATTCGAAGGTCCTACATTTCCATCGATTCAAGAATTAATCAGGCATCAATGGTTATCCGGATTACCAGTGACTAGTCGATCTGGAGCTATTCTTAAAACACCAATTTTACGTGAACGTTGGGAACTCAATAACGACGATGTAATTCTCCTAGAAAAGATAGGACGG GGTAACTTTGGAGATGTATATAAAGCGCAGTTGAAAACTTGTAAGACTGAAGTGGCTGTAAAAACTTGCAAAGTAACGTTACCGGATGAACAAAAACGTAAATTCTTACAAGAAGGACGAATATTAAAGCAATACGATCATCCCAATATAGTAAAGCTTATAGGAATTTGTGTCCAAAAACAACCTATTATGATTGTTATGGAATTAGTACCTG GTGGTTCCCTGTTAACTTATTTAAGAAAAAATGCTAATACTATTACGCAACAAGAACAACTTCGAATGTGTAAAGATGCAGCTGCAGGTATGCGCTATTTGGAATCTAAATATTGTATTCATAGGGACTTGGCTGCTCGAAACTGTCTCGTAG GATATGAATCTATAGTAAAAATATCAGATTTCGGAATGTCACGAGAAGAAGAAGAGTATATAGTATCAGATGGTATGAAACAAATCCCAATTAAATGGACTGCGCCAGAGGCATTAAATTTTG GTAAATATACGTCGCTTTGTGATGTGTGGAGTTATGGAATCTTAATGTGGGAGATATTTTCTAAAGGTGGAAATCCTTATAGTGGGATGTCTAATTCTCAAGCTCGCGAAAAAATAGATGCAG GTTATCGAATGCCAGCACCGGAAAATACACccgatgaaatatatcgtttaatGTTACGATGTTGGGAATATGAACCGGAAAAGCGTCCTCATTTCGATCAAATATATACCGTTGTTGAGACGCTTTCTCAAgcgtatttataa
- the LOC126914450 gene encoding tyrosine-protein kinase Fer isoform X7 yields MQKAVDSVKPVEEYRDFIGKHRTRPASPIRFIFDENLVDDTSGKLLPNKLTVDNLTIDWLRNRLTELETSLKATQQSRQNPPYPSENNSDSKISILDYSREREELRLRCQEKRLQRQVDVIRAALNELGCEELPLGYDLSMESSFADSPSISKKNTVADIGLFTLRRNQRFMTIFRSPFKSLPIINDTKDGTIRSSSEGPTSKADNTLPVTFRGISHLTSQKGNGSGDLMEEEWFHGVLPREEVVRLLVTEGDFLVRETTRNDECQIVLSVCWDGHKHFIVQTTPEGHYRFEGPTFPSIQELIRHQWLSGLPVTSRSGAILKTPILRERWELNNDDVILLEKIGRGNFGDVYKAQLKTCKTEVAVKTCKVTLPDEQKRKFLQEGRILKQYDHPNIVKLIGICVQKQPIMIVMELVPGGSLLTYLRKNANTITQQEQLRMCKDAAAGMRYLESKYCIHRDLAARNCLVGYESIVKISDFGMSREEEEYIVSDGMKQIPIKWTAPEALNFGKYTSLCDVWSYGILMWEIFSKGGNPYSGMSNSQAREKIDAGYRMPAPENTPDEIYRLMLRCWEYEPEKRPHFDQIYTVVETLSQAYL; encoded by the exons ATGCAAAAAGCTGTTGATTCTGTAAAGCCTGTAGAAGAGTACAGGGATTTTATAGGAAAGCACAG AACGCGACCAGCGTCACCGATAAGATTTATTTTCGATGAGAACCTTGTAGATGATACATCAggaaaattgttgccaaataaaTTAACAGTAGATAATTTGACTATAGATTGGTTAAGAAATAGGCTAACAGAATTGGAAACTTCTTTGAAAGCAACTCAACAGAGTCGACAAAACCCACCATATCCATCAGAGAACAATAGCGATTCTAA AATATCAATTTTGGATTACTCCCGTGAAAGAGAAGAATTGCGATTACGCTGTCAAGAAAAGAGACTTCAACGGCAAGTGGATGTTATTAGAGCTGCCTTAAATGAATTAGGTTGCGAAGAATTACCACTTGGATATGATCTTTCAATGGAAAGCTCTTTCGCCGATTCGCCTTCTATTAGTAAG AAAAATACAGTTGCAGATATTGGTCTGTTTACATTACGAAGAAATCAACGGTTCATGACAATATTTAGATCTCCCTTCAAATCATTACCGATAATAAACGACACAAAAGATGGAACGATTAGATCGAGTAGCGAAGGTCCTACCTCAAAAGCAGATAATACTCTACCAGTT ACATTCCGTGGAATATCGCATTTAACAAGTCAAAAGGGAAATGGAAGTGGTGATCTTATGGAGGAAGAGTGGTTTCATGGTGTGTTACCAAGAGAAGAAGTTGTGAGATTACTCGTAACTGAAGGAGATTTCTTAGTACGCGAAACAACACGAAATGACGAATGCCAAATAGTTTTATCTGTTTGCTGGGATGGACATAAGCATTTCATTGTACAAACTACTCCTGAA gGGCATTACAGATTCGAAGGTCCTACATTTCCATCGATTCAAGAATTAATCAGGCATCAATGGTTATCCGGATTACCAGTGACTAGTCGATCTGGAGCTATTCTTAAAACACCAATTTTACGTGAACGTTGGGAACTCAATAACGACGATGTAATTCTCCTAGAAAAGATAGGACGG GGTAACTTTGGAGATGTATATAAAGCGCAGTTGAAAACTTGTAAGACTGAAGTGGCTGTAAAAACTTGCAAAGTAACGTTACCGGATGAACAAAAACGTAAATTCTTACAAGAAGGACGAATATTAAAGCAATACGATCATCCCAATATAGTAAAGCTTATAGGAATTTGTGTCCAAAAACAACCTATTATGATTGTTATGGAATTAGTACCTG GTGGTTCCCTGTTAACTTATTTAAGAAAAAATGCTAATACTATTACGCAACAAGAACAACTTCGAATGTGTAAAGATGCAGCTGCAGGTATGCGCTATTTGGAATCTAAATATTGTATTCATAGGGACTTGGCTGCTCGAAACTGTCTCGTAG GATATGAATCTATAGTAAAAATATCAGATTTCGGAATGTCACGAGAAGAAGAAGAGTATATAGTATCAGATGGTATGAAACAAATCCCAATTAAATGGACTGCGCCAGAGGCATTAAATTTTG GTAAATATACGTCGCTTTGTGATGTGTGGAGTTATGGAATCTTAATGTGGGAGATATTTTCTAAAGGTGGAAATCCTTATAGTGGGATGTCTAATTCTCAAGCTCGCGAAAAAATAGATGCAG GTTATCGAATGCCAGCACCGGAAAATACACccgatgaaatatatcgtttaatGTTACGATGTTGGGAATATGAACCGGAAAAGCGTCCTCATTTCGATCAAATATATACCGTTGTTGAGACGCTTTCTCAAgcgtatttataa
- the LOC126914450 gene encoding tyrosine-protein kinase Fer isoform X5, whose translation MGFSTSLQGQSSHEALLARQDAEIKLLETMRRCLTIKVKSDREYASTISSLTMQGKKIERNEDLVGSLIAQSWRDIMDSIDQTAKLIKQQADSIEAIVVEHIMTLYSERRRARKVYQEEQTWLNNQFQQLTEDVARKKLEYQKNLEMYKLMRSRFEEHYVKSGRVGRKLDEVREKYQKACRKLHLTHNEYVLLLGAVTECEHDLRTCYLPSLLHRQQAIHQEFITSWKTILQDIVKYSDFTTDKFQEIHRRMQKAVDSVKPVEEYRDFIGKHRTRPASPIRFIFDENLVDDTSGKLLPNKLTVDNLTIDWLRNRLTELETSLKATQQSRQNPPYPSENNSDSKISILDYSREREELRLRCQEKRLQRQVDVIRAALNELGCEELPLGYDLSMESSFADSPSISKKNTVADIGLFTLRRNQRFMTIFRSPFKSLPIINDTKDGTIRSSSEGPTSKADNTLPVTFRGISHLTSQKGNGSGDLMEEEWFHGVLPREEVVRLLVTEGDFLVRETTRNDECQIVLSVCWDGHKHFIVQTTPEGHYRFEGPTFPSIQELIRHQWLSGLPVTSRSGAILKTPILRERWELNNDDVILLEKIGRGNFGDVYKAQLKTCKTEVAVKTCKVTLPDEQKRKFLQEGRILKQYDHPNIVKLIGICVQKQPIMIVMELVPGGSLLTYLRKNANTITQQEQLRMCKDAAAGMRYLESKYCIHRDLAARNCLVGKCV comes from the exons ATGGGTTTCTCTACGAGTTTACAAGGACAGTCATCACACGAGGCATTACTTGCCCGTCAAGATGCTGAAATTAAGCTTCTGGAAACGATGAGACGATGTTTAACGATTAAAGTTAAATCAGACCGTGAATATGCTTCGACAATCTCCTCCCTGACTATGCAAGGAAAGAAGATTGAACGTAACGAGGATCTCGTTGGTAGTCTAATAGCGCAG AGCTGGAGAGATATTATGGACTCTATCGATCAGACTGCAAAATTAATCAAGCAGCAAGCAGATTCAATCGAAGCTATAGTAGTTGAACACATTATGACATTATATTCTGAAAGAAGACGAGCTAGGAAAGTGTATCAGGAGGAGCAAACATGGTTGAACAATCAATTTCAACAG TTGACTGAAGATGTTGCCAGGAAAAAGTTGGAATATCAGAAGAATCTAGAAATGTACAAATTGATGAGATCCCGTTTTGAAGAACATTATGTCAAGT CCGGTAGAGTTGGCAGAAAATTGGATGAAGTAAGAGAAAAATATCAGAAAGCCTGTAGGAAACTTCACCTTACCCACAATGAATACGTATTGCTTTTGGGTGCTGTAACAGAGTGTGAACATGATCTCAGAACTTGTTACTTACCCAGTTTGCTTCACCGACAACAGGCGATTCACCAAGAATTTATAACATCATG GAAAACGATACTTCAGGACATAGTGAAATATTCTGATTTTACGACAGATAAATTTCAAGAGATACATCGGCGAATGCAAAAAGCTGTTGATTCTGTAAAGCCTGTAGAAGAGTACAGGGATTTTATAGGAAAGCACAG AACGCGACCAGCGTCACCGATAAGATTTATTTTCGATGAGAACCTTGTAGATGATACATCAggaaaattgttgccaaataaaTTAACAGTAGATAATTTGACTATAGATTGGTTAAGAAATAGGCTAACAGAATTGGAAACTTCTTTGAAAGCAACTCAACAGAGTCGACAAAACCCACCATATCCATCAGAGAACAATAGCGATTCTAA AATATCAATTTTGGATTACTCCCGTGAAAGAGAAGAATTGCGATTACGCTGTCAAGAAAAGAGACTTCAACGGCAAGTGGATGTTATTAGAGCTGCCTTAAATGAATTAGGTTGCGAAGAATTACCACTTGGATATGATCTTTCAATGGAAAGCTCTTTCGCCGATTCGCCTTCTATTAGTAAG AAAAATACAGTTGCAGATATTGGTCTGTTTACATTACGAAGAAATCAACGGTTCATGACAATATTTAGATCTCCCTTCAAATCATTACCGATAATAAACGACACAAAAGATGGAACGATTAGATCGAGTAGCGAAGGTCCTACCTCAAAAGCAGATAATACTCTACCAGTT ACATTCCGTGGAATATCGCATTTAACAAGTCAAAAGGGAAATGGAAGTGGTGATCTTATGGAGGAAGAGTGGTTTCATGGTGTGTTACCAAGAGAAGAAGTTGTGAGATTACTCGTAACTGAAGGAGATTTCTTAGTACGCGAAACAACACGAAATGACGAATGCCAAATAGTTTTATCTGTTTGCTGGGATGGACATAAGCATTTCATTGTACAAACTACTCCTGAA gGGCATTACAGATTCGAAGGTCCTACATTTCCATCGATTCAAGAATTAATCAGGCATCAATGGTTATCCGGATTACCAGTGACTAGTCGATCTGGAGCTATTCTTAAAACACCAATTTTACGTGAACGTTGGGAACTCAATAACGACGATGTAATTCTCCTAGAAAAGATAGGACGG GGTAACTTTGGAGATGTATATAAAGCGCAGTTGAAAACTTGTAAGACTGAAGTGGCTGTAAAAACTTGCAAAGTAACGTTACCGGATGAACAAAAACGTAAATTCTTACAAGAAGGACGAATATTAAAGCAATACGATCATCCCAATATAGTAAAGCTTATAGGAATTTGTGTCCAAAAACAACCTATTATGATTGTTATGGAATTAGTACCTG GTGGTTCCCTGTTAACTTATTTAAGAAAAAATGCTAATACTATTACGCAACAAGAACAACTTCGAATGTGTAAAGATGCAGCTGCAGGTATGCGCTATTTGGAATCTAAATATTGTATTCATAGGGACTTGGCTGCTCGAAACTGTCTCGTAGGTAAATGTGTGT GA